GGAGGAGTGGTCCATTGGACAAGGAAGAAGACAAAACGCAGCTCTCTTTTCCTGCTTCTTTCTTCTCCGCCCCTCCCTTTCAAAACCCTAAAGAGtttcaatttctcaaatctcaacCCCTAATCGAAGGCTAATCCCAAACCATGAATAAGCAAGAGCAACCGCAGGGATCCCCCATGAAAACGATCCCACCTTACGTGAAAGCCTTATCCGGCTCGCTCGGTGGAGTCATGGAGGCTTCTTGTCTGCAGCCCATTGACGTCATCAAAACCAGGCTACAGCTCGACCGCTCTGGGACCTACAAGGGGATTATCCACTGCGGTACCACGATTGTGCGCACCGAAGGTGTGCGGGCTCTCTGGAAGGGCTTGACCCCGTTCGCCATGCACCTGACGCTCAAGTATGCGCTTCGGATGGGCTCCAATGCTGTGCTCCAGTCCGCGTTTAAGGACTCCGAGACGGGAAAGCTCAGCAACCGTGGGCGGCTACTCTCCGGGTTTGGTGCTGGGGTTCTTGAGGCTCTTGTTATTGTTACGCCATTTGAGGTACGGTGAAGACAATTgtcttgcaatttttttttaaaaaaaatctcaatgtacgttttgttttgtttttttattttggggaGGGGTATCGAACTTCAAATCTCCATTTTGGAGGCTGGGAGTTATGTCAACTATGTCACATGCCTTTGGCTGAATGTacgttttctaatttattatttatttgatttggtATACTTTCCAAATCTTGGATTGCTTAGGGTTGAATAAGGTTGATGCATGCACCTGCTGGGTTCTtcttaggctttgtttggatcTCGAGCTTTGTTTGTTATCTCTAAGCTTTCTAATGTACTTGATTCCTTCTCCCTAATATCCAAACGTAGAATGGTAAAGGTGAAATCAACTCATCTGGCGCCATAAATTTGGTCTAGTTTTGCGAATGAAGAGGAAATTATGCCATTTTTTGTTCTAAATTGCTTAAAATTAAGTCGGTACATGCTATTCATCCCTAAATAATAAGTTATTATCACAAGGGAATTAGACTCGTACATCAAGTAAAGATTCTGTTGTATTTGAGTACATTTGAATCCTAAAAACAATAGAGAATTAATATTGTTACTAGAAAtattaattccttttttttcgGGTGTAATATCTCTTTccatcattattaaaatttctcttgctttaaaaaaatgttgatgcttaagaaaatgaaacactttcttaattaaaCACCTTCTTAATTATTCTCAAGCcttctccatttattttttagatcaCGATCCGAATGGAGAATGATTTCAGAATCGGATTACCAGACTTTGTTATACTTGGTGTCCACTGATCCAATCGTGATACTATAATACATGTCTTTAGGTGCACCTATGTCTCTCTTTTCATTGCGCATGTGTGCTAATTGATCGATAATCCATGTTGGTCTTCACTACATGGGTGCAACATCAGGTATGGGATGGATTTTTCATCCAAGTGTCCCATTCTTACTTATaggaaaacaaagagaagaatcCCTTTATCTCTTTCTCATTCACAtccaattcttcttcttccttgtcTTGTTTGAAATGTATCTCGACATAAAACTTACTACGCACTTCCCCACAAGATCATGTGGAGATTGGCTAAATTTCCCCCAGGGAAagatatatgtataaataacaagttttttgtaaattctgCTCAATTAGACATGGTATGTTGTATGCTTAAATGAAGTCTACTTTTGGTGATAGGGATACATTAGGAGGTACTACTGTACTTTTTATATTTGGATGGAATGAATGGACTCCTAGCTTACAGGCATTACTTATATTATTACATTCTGTGTGTCCTATGAGAAAATCCGGGATTTTTGGTACAGGTGGTCAAAATTAGATTGCAGCAACAGAGAGGTTTGAGTCCCGAGCTTCTGAAGTATAAGGGTCCTTTGCATTGTGCTCGCATGATCATCCGAGAAGAAGGGTTCCTTGGGCTCTGGGCAGGTGCTGCTCCGACTGTCATGCGAAATGGAACTAATCAGTCTGCCATGTTTACGGCCAAAAATGCATTTGATGTACTCTTGTGGAAAAAACATGAAGGTGATGGGAAAGTCCTCCTACCATGGCAGTCTATGATATCGGGATTTCTTGCGGGTACTGCAGGTCCTGTCTGCACTGGACCATTTGATGTTGTGAAAACAAGGCTGATGGCCCAGAGCAAGGTTGGGGGTGGGGTGAAGTACAAAGGTATGATCCATGCCATCAGAACCATATATGCAGAGGAAGGGCTTCGTGCGTTGTGGAAAGGACTTTTGCCCCGGCTCATGAGGATTCCTCCTGGCCAGGCTATAATGTGGACTGTGGCTGACCAAGTGATTGGTTTTTATGAGGGTAGATATATCCGCAGAGCACATTTGTAGTTATCATTCACGTTATTTTGCTCGTACTAGTTTTCAATTCCGTTGCAGGCATGGAATTTTGGATAGTTGCTTTCGACAAATTTTAGTTCTTACGGTCAACGCCAGTTTCAAACTTAAATCAATAATTGGGGACGAGAGTGAACAATCCCTCACACCGGAAATCTGTTTTGTATTAGTCCTAGGCATTTGATGTGGTCGAGGATGCAGATGTCTAAGAAGGtatttggattcgcaagtcatctcagttcatctcaactcatctcattactattcattattattcagcaactttaactcacaaatctcattactattcacaactcatttcattactattcacaatccatctcaactcatctcaagttatCTTCGAATCTAAACGTCTCTTAAGATATTACTCTCTTTAACATCGCTTCGGGACAATCTTTTTATTGATACACTATTTAACGCCCATCAATTTTTAGGTATATAGTCGGTATGAAAACTATAATCCCTCGttagcaggaaaaaaaaaaacataaacactAATCACATCAATATTCAGTATTTTCTGgcaggaggaagagagaggtgAGTGCCGTGCTTTTGGATGAGGGGAGGGAGATAAGGTGGAAGGAACATATAGCATGTGACCGTTGAGGGAGGGACAAAATTGTGCCTAATAATTTGCAATAAGCGAGAGCATAACATTTAATAGTTAATAGAAATTCTCAATAGATATTATTGATGAGAGAAAAATTGTACAACAAATCAGAATGAGAGAAATAGTTATTCTCGGCCTAACAGTCGATTTGGGCCTTGATCGGTGTTGTTTGAAGCTTTTGACAGTGTTCCGGTACGGCTATATGGTATCGATGCATACGTACATGACAATGAATGGAAAACAAGTTCagggaaaataaaagagagggacaaacaaatttatgtggttcgatATGTTGCCTATGTCCATAAGCGTTTGGGAAGGGATAATCTACTATCATATACTTGTTTACAGTCTTTTataacttctcatttttcactGTATAAAGAAAGCTGGAGATCTTTTTGCTAGAAATGATGTTTTCTtcgagaggttgaagaagaagagctGCCCCGTTGGTCATTTGATTCCTTCCTTTTATCTCACCCCCATTACGCCTGCCTGCCTGCCATGATGTGATCGATCCCTTTGCATGTCTGTCAGCGAAGATGAAGTCTGACCCTTGACATGTCTAAACATTCCTTCATTTTCCCACTTTCTTCTGACTTCCTCTCCTCTTACACCTCCAGCACTTATGATCACTTCTTGTCTCCTACTCCCACACCTCTAGCACCTATGATCACTTCTTGTCCCCTACTCCattcctctccattttatcCTCTAGTGTGGTTTGGTAGGTTGGGTCTAGCCTTCAATAGGTCGGGTATTTTATCCTCCACATATATATTTCCTTATAAAGTCACATAAATCTCATATTAATGGTGCCTtgaataattgaatttaatatctCATTTTGTTGGGTATTGAAATCTCGtttaaaataagaagaaaaatattaaaacttgTTGATTTTTAGACAATCAAACTACGAAAATAGAATCaatatattattcaaatttttgtaagtttttacATTGATCAAAATACGTTAATATTccttttaaaggaaaatacGTTAATTATTATCATAGGAGGAGATGGTTCAGCGTTATAATTTGTCACCATGAGCAATAATTGTCAGGTCATATTTCTACGGCCTAACGAGAACAAGactcaaatgaaaaagaatCTCCATTATCTCTATGCGtatcaattttttaagaaaaatgatacttgcaatcgtgagtgtgtaaacgttatgcagttattttgaaaaaagtgaataaatataagacctacatgaaaaaaaattaattttttaatagtgaatctcacttttttttaaaacgactgcacgacatttacacattttacgattatatgtaacattactagAATATTGCCATGTCTTTAGGGGTAAGGAAAGTCATTAAGCTATGACTTCCTTACGAGAGCATctatctattaattttttttcttttgactaATGTTAGTacaaattttaagataaaaaaatagatgctattaaaatgaaaaaacaggGAAATGCgactatagaaaaaaaaaaaagctaccgattagtttttttttaatggttaaagaagtgtttttaatgactaatttttttcaaatgttcaAAGAGTTTAAgaaagtgtttgataaaaaagtaaaaaccaaaaaaaaaaaataataatttacaacGTTCGGTGAGACTTCTTGGTAAGTGCTGCAGGCTAgcagcttaaaaaaaaaaaaaccctttttatacttttaaactgcgtttagatattgaattgaattgaattgagataataaaatattattagaatataattttttaataatattattattttaaaatttaaaaaaattaaattatttattatattttatattaaaatttaaaaaaattataataataaattaagatgaattgagatgggtttaataaccaaacgaagccttagccGTTTTAGTTTTAGgtgtatttctttttatattttttaagtagggttatataaatatctttaggCTTTGTTaggatacatatatattttcaattatttttatcttattattataattttttaaacttttatataaaatataataaataattcaaattttttaaatttttaaataataataatattaaaaaataatattttaacaatattttatttaatttatttaaaactatctcatctcattttatcttcttATTCAAACGAACCTTTATATACTATTTAcaagtataatttaatttataagatttaaattttaaaatttattttttaaattagattatatGAATGTGTGatgtaatgaatttgtataaaaacttactatttatatatacatatatatatatatatatatctttgatggacttaacaaaaatgatttaatcaacatattaaaagaatcaCTATCAAAGTCTCAAAGCAAATCTGAAGATGCAAATTCAGACACCGCATCAGAGGCTTCTTACAGCAACGTCTTCGGAAACTCTGGGTTCTACACAGACGAAGACTAATTGCTACCTGCTACCAGACAGAATACCCATTTCTGTCTAAACTACTACTTGAGTTCAAAGAAGACACATGGACAGATCCACTAGCCAGTCTCCTTTAAACAAGCTTTGTCATTTTATGCCGAAAGCAGCACTCAGTCGCCAGACATAATAATGACACCCGTGGTTAAACAGTACTAACACTGTTCACTCATGGATTTACTTTTCACCCGTGCTTAAACAGTTATGACAGTTGTTATTCACGGATTTCTATTGTAACAGGGactccttcatctataaaaggagaacctcatttcatttctaggcagagacaatttgaggaaaaacATCCTCTGTAAGCATTCTGCCTTCCTACTTCTCTCATATTACCAAGAGCAAATATCGCTCTAACCTGTGCCATAAACTTTATAATCTTtgtaaagtttatgaatattatgtttattttttcatactatccaatttattttctttatttagcatcacatacatgcatatggtcggttttaccgcctgcctttaattgtgcatatttatctgttttgctttattttccatttcttcttctatatcCCTTGATTCCGCtgttttggtatcagagacaatCTGGTAATCTAATTGTTgcacattattcttcttttttctatcttgttttgatcatcttctactgGGTGCGGGAGTTTCTGCACTAGGTGGTTCAGTATCGTGTCTGAGTTGCTTTAGGACTTTTATAAGTCTCATTTCAGCCGGGGTAGGCGTACAGGGCATACTGGGTAAATAAGTAACCAGCCAAGGTAAAGTTCGCAGCCTCTTTGAGATGCAACATTCCCTGTAGATTAGGATCAAAACCTGTTAGGATGAGGAGGAGTAATTCCTCAATTAGTTCCAAGTCGACTTTGCCTCCTGACATTGTTAATGAAGAAGATTGCTCTTATGGAGAAGAGCTATCTCCTAATCTAGGATCGTGGAAGATCCCAGATATTAAACcatcttctatttataaaaccacttggttaaaaaatacttttttaaatactttgaatgttcgaacagtcgaacaaacctatagtatatctaaatcccaagaaaaatgttatcttcTTAATGGAAAGGAGATTGAAAGTTTTATTAAAGagggatttaaatatattcatataggTTCTGTACAGATTGCTGCTAAGCCTTTAACAAGGTTAGGCATCAatgcttctgttcttttttgtttaagagatgGCAGATTCCTCGGGTTTGAGGATAGCATTCTCGGAATGGTCCAGTCTTCTTTATCAGAAGGACCAgtccattttgattgttttccaaatattactTTGTCCCTAACAGACAAACATATTTGAAATGCttgattttaaacattttaacttcTGGATATAATATGATTGAAGGAAGTAAACCTCTTGCTTTAATTTTCAGGGTTTATTACCGTCTTTTGAAAACGAATTTAGAcccaaaagccattgcaaaacCTTCTGGAAAGCATACTCTCCTGATCCAGAGTAGCTCTTCAGATGTGGATATTAAAATTTCGAAAAGGATTTATTGGGATGAGATCTCTCTTCCTAATTAATGGATTTTGGAACAAGAAATGCCCTTGCCTCCTAGAAATATTGTTACGGGTGCTGATGTTGACATCATCCAGCAATATCTCAATGGagatgttaaaatttcttttgataaatctgAAACCTCTAGTGgtaaaagaagaaattcttttgctggttCCAGATCTAGTTTTGTTGATCCTGTTCAGAACAATCCCAGAAAGGATAttaatttccatcaatttcttgAGGATTCAGTACGAACAGCTCAGCCTGTTGTTAAACCTGCTTTAAAATTGAAAGGAGTTTCTACttcctctcaagttacttctgctTTCTATTCAGCACAAGGAGCAACTGGTTCTTCAAAGAATCAGAATATAAATGAAGAAGCAGACAAAGAAGATACATCTTCTATGTCACCAACTGCTTCAGATATGCAAGCCCCTGTTGCACTTGTTCATCacagtttaaatgttttgaacaaatcttttgaaattgatttacctgctttattaaaagattttgcttcttctgaaaacaaacaaaggcgaaaagcctatgttgcaaaattttcGGATTTAGAAAAACAACGTGTTAAACATAAATGGAAAGAAGAGATGAATAGGCTTCAACggcatatttctcttctagattttgcagaaaatacttatgtttcaaaaaacacgttgaatgttgttaaaaatgaattcgtcaaagaagaaggaaggactGTGATTCAAACCAGTCACCCTCCTTTGGAGACAGTTGTTATCCCTTTTAAAGGATCGGAAGTTATAGCTTCCCCTTTTAAACTATCTGATACTATTGTTTCAAAAGATCCAGAAAAGGACAAGAttctgaaagaaacaaaaaagattatttcccAAAATAATTTTACGAATCTTGCTCTTCGAACGATCGGAGATCAATTGGATCGGATTGAGGAGAAGGTTGAAAAACCTATTTTTACTACCCctcctatttttaaaaatgatcatCCTTTGATCTTCTCtaaagatcagccaaagaaaaggattgaaaaacctttgatcaGTCTTCCTGAAGAAAggccaaaaattgattttaaaaatccCCAGGCCACAACTTTGGACAAAATTGATCAACTGCTTGCTGAtctaaagaaagaacaaccttCTACCAGTACTCTTAACAGTAATAGTGATGGCCTCgttcttgaagaaacttcagaagAATCTTTTAGTGAAGAATCATCTGAAGACAAGGATATTGATctaattgaaaagaattttcaaaatctagaaattgccagattttcttcaaaaggacccaaaccaatgagtctAACGAAGAACTGGTACTCCAGACCCACACCTcctgatttacaatttgaagaaaaagtttttcaaagccaatcttcttactctgctgacaaagtttacgaatggaatattgatggattctctgaacaagaaatcatcaataccatgagtaaaatgtctaTGGTTGCTAAtgcttatatcaacaataacattagacaacctgatattgttataattttaactcAAGGTTTTACTGGTGTTTTAAGGAATTGGTGGGATAAGTACCTAACCAATGATGCTAGGGAAACAATCCAACATGCAGTAAAATGCAATAAGGAAGGTTTACCTATTTTTGATGAATCTATTGGGATGGCAAATCCTGATGGtattaatactttgatttataCTATTTTGAAACACTTTATTGGTACACCATCTAATATAACCAGTCGTGTAAGCGACCAATTGAATAATCTCAGATGTCATCAGATatcagattatagatggtatcaagatgtttttatttctcgagtaatgcttcgtgatgacagtcaaaagccttactggaagAAGAAATTTATCGATGGATTACCTCGACTATTTGCTTATAAAGTTAAGGAAGAACTTACTAGTGCTGATGGATTACTTAACTAAGAGGAATACACCTATGGTGATATCTTCAGTATTGTTAAGAAACTTGGCATTAGTATGTgtcatgatcaaagaatgcttcgtgaacagatgagaaatagtaagaaggccAAATACGAAATGGGCACATTTTGTGAACAATTCGGTCTTCctagtattgctccatctaaaagaaagcataaaattaataaacctcatggtggtttcaggagaaaatcccgtgatgaattttataagaaaacttataaaaaacctttttctaa
This genomic interval from Juglans regia cultivar Chandler chromosome 3, Walnut 2.0, whole genome shotgun sequence contains the following:
- the LOC108994938 gene encoding mitochondrial succinate-fumarate transporter 1 — its product is MNKQEQPQGSPMKTIPPYVKALSGSLGGVMEASCLQPIDVIKTRLQLDRSGTYKGIIHCGTTIVRTEGVRALWKGLTPFAMHLTLKYALRMGSNAVLQSAFKDSETGKLSNRGRLLSGFGAGVLEALVIVTPFEVVKIRLQQQRGLSPELLKYKGPLHCARMIIREEGFLGLWAGAAPTVMRNGTNQSAMFTAKNAFDVLLWKKHEGDGKVLLPWQSMISGFLAGTAGPVCTGPFDVVKTRLMAQSKVGGGVKYKGMIHAIRTIYAEEGLRALWKGLLPRLMRIPPGQAIMWTVADQVIGFYEGRYIRRAHL